In Chryseobacterium lactis, a single genomic region encodes these proteins:
- a CDS encoding NAD(P)-dependent oxidoreductase encodes MNLAIIGASAGVGFETLQQALKKGYYVKALSRTEPNYKDSEHLRHIKGSATNIKDVISLLEGTDAVLITVGSKKKKNITMFSEMATAVVHAANEINYANPILIISGFGVGESYSFASFFIRTVIKFFLKDQYRDKNLMENIFVNSDLNWEIIQPGILSNGNAKGHYRISTDLSQKMKVGKISRADLAGYMLKEAVDKSNIQEKVIITN; translated from the coding sequence ATGAATTTAGCAATTATAGGTGCTTCTGCCGGAGTCGGCTTTGAAACATTACAACAAGCTTTAAAAAAAGGATATTACGTGAAGGCACTTTCCAGAACAGAGCCGAATTACAAGGACAGTGAACATCTGCGTCATATTAAGGGAAGTGCAACAAACATTAAAGATGTTATATCACTTTTGGAAGGTACGGATGCTGTCCTGATCACTGTTGGCTCTAAAAAAAAGAAAAATATTACCATGTTTTCGGAGATGGCAACTGCCGTGGTTCATGCAGCAAATGAGATTAACTATGCAAATCCAATTCTTATCATTTCCGGTTTTGGAGTCGGAGAAAGTTACAGCTTCGCCAGCTTTTTTATCAGAACGGTCATTAAATTTTTTTTAAAAGACCAGTATCGTGATAAAAATTTGATGGAGAATATATTCGTAAATAGTGATCTCAATTGGGAGATTATTCAACCGGGTATATTGAGTAATGGTAACGCTAAAGGACATTACCGTATTTCAACTGATCTTTCACAGAAAATGAAAGTTGGTAAGATTTCACGGGCAGATCTTGCCGGTTATATGTTAAAAGAAGCGGTAGATAAATCAAACATTCAAGAAAAAGTTATCATAACTAATTAA
- a CDS encoding N-6 DNA methylase — protein sequence MEFDKKRHLQQNIDAIRTVFNIEKERRSATKDEISVLKQYSGFGGLKFILNPVEEPEDINHWKSSDIPYFPLTQELFALIKENSESDKSYLQYVSKIKGSILDAFYTPKKIAESIATAIKGTGMEIGSMLEPSAGVGVFIEPFKDLGKIRVCAYEQDLLTGKILKNLYANKEIHIDSFENIEEEDSGYDLIIGNIPFGTTSIFDLSYSRGKDKARKLAAQSIHNYFFLKATDHLKEGGILAFITSQGVLNSPSNQFIRDALMQEHQLISALRLPNNLFEESGTSVGTDLIVLQKNTRPRTLSYRALDFKKTINNCNLLLNNPNNIIATRSFRDTDQYGKPTTVHIHDGGIERISEDLLRRLSEDLQQYFNPALFDEFKVKAIDNKVSSEPIINISEKEIVPIVSHQNATQLSLFSEQVISDLSVKRTKKRGKSTSQNKIKQSKQLSFFDFDEVGNLDQKPKLNANSDQKDITSSIQKRSSRGSKKKSEFPSLFHELPDGPAAKNNPKIFKGESKAFYRENTFVAVDKRIGKLKLNRRDGTFMFQPIELSIKDNERIQNYIKIRDTYHLLYDFEARNEQEDKENRDLLNLTYDQFTDRFGNLNAADNIKFIKMDASGNEVPFLERVIGGVIHKSDIFERPVSFSTAKITVSTASEALSASLNQSGSVDLDFMEQISGLSEIELRQGLQGQIFYNPITGNMEVSQKFLSGNVILKARQVGDYIAAHPEDRDAQQSLEALEKAIPEPIKFEELDFNLGERWIGCDIYNRFATHLFDTNITIYYSESSDDFSVNAKASNIKITDKYAIKSESRTFDGLNLLRHALVNTTPDITKTEYLADGTAVKVKDMDAIQMANGKIDEIRNEFTDWLYQQSDDFKNELTERYNDLFNCHVRPHYDGSHQTFPGLDRRALNIEDLYDSQKDAIYMLKSNNGGICDHEVGAGKTLIMVGGAQEMKRLGLVHKPMIIALKANVHEIAETYQKAYPFAKILYPGKKDFTPQKRLKIFGDIKNNDWDCIILTHDQFGMIPQSPELQQEILQAELHSVEQNLEALRNQGKDISGAMLKGVEIRKKNLNVKLKTLEHDIENRKDDVVDFKMMGIDHIFVDESHKFKNLMFNTRHERVAGLGNVQGSQKALNLLFAIRTIQERTGKDLGATFLSGTTISNSLTELYCLFKFLRPKALERQGINCFDAWAAIYARKSIDYEFSVANNIVQKERFRHFIKVPELSQFYTEITDYRTAADIGIDRPVKNEVLYHIPPTVEQEIFIKKLMEFAKTGNAELLGRAPLSPTEQKAKMLIATDYARKMSLDMRLISPKYGDDPGNKASVCANNIAKYYKDYNAQKGTQFVFSDLGTFKPGEWNIYSEIKRKLINDHGIPADQIRFIQEAKTEDQRKELIRATNEGKIRVLFGSTEMLGTGVNAQKRAVAVHHLDIPWRPSDLEQRDGRAVRKGNEIAKFFAGNKVDVFIYAVEKSLDAYKFNTLANKQRFIGQLKSNTIAVRTLDEGGMDEVSGMNFSEYVALLSGNTDLLEKAKVEKKISVLESEKHAFLRSKWSSSSKLESLVEELETRTSRLQRLSVDLDNFQQRLQRSKDGDILNPILLDGISKDAGVKEIGGKLSKLSAVSRTGGDYEEIGSLYGFRLLVKTEMTQKDSSGPMERDNRFFICGEGNIKYTHNNGIMASDPERASLNFISALQKLPGLIEEEDKKIKALKDDQLVLNDIVNGNWNKEKQLSSLKTELASVERRIQTSLENNNDKEVEESDDQIKIRASNENIKTGFKL from the coding sequence ATGGAATTCGATAAGAAACGTCATTTGCAGCAGAATATTGACGCAATCCGAACGGTTTTCAATATTGAAAAAGAAAGAAGGTCTGCAACAAAAGATGAGATTTCCGTACTAAAGCAATATTCAGGATTTGGGGGATTAAAGTTCATTTTGAATCCGGTAGAAGAGCCAGAAGATATAAATCATTGGAAGAGTTCCGATATACCTTATTTTCCCCTGACACAGGAATTGTTCGCACTCATCAAGGAAAATTCGGAAAGTGATAAAAGTTATCTGCAATATGTATCCAAAATCAAGGGATCTATCCTAGATGCATTTTACACACCGAAAAAGATTGCAGAGAGTATTGCAACTGCTATTAAAGGTACAGGAATGGAGATTGGTAGTATGCTTGAACCTTCTGCGGGAGTAGGTGTATTTATAGAACCTTTTAAAGATCTTGGAAAAATACGTGTATGTGCTTATGAACAGGATTTACTAACAGGGAAAATACTAAAAAATCTTTATGCCAATAAGGAAATCCATATCGACAGCTTTGAAAACATTGAAGAAGAAGATTCCGGATACGATCTTATTATAGGAAACATTCCGTTTGGGACTACTTCAATTTTTGATCTAAGCTATTCAAGAGGAAAAGACAAGGCAAGAAAATTGGCTGCACAGAGCATCCATAATTATTTTTTTTTAAAAGCCACCGATCACCTGAAAGAAGGCGGAATTCTTGCCTTTATTACTTCTCAGGGCGTCCTAAATAGTCCCTCTAATCAATTCATCCGTGACGCGCTGATGCAAGAGCATCAGTTAATTTCTGCACTACGTTTACCCAATAATCTATTCGAAGAAAGTGGCACATCTGTAGGAACTGATCTTATCGTTTTACAAAAGAACACACGGCCCCGTACTTTATCTTATCGTGCGCTTGATTTTAAGAAAACTATTAACAATTGTAATCTACTTCTTAATAATCCCAACAATATCATCGCAACGCGATCTTTTCGGGACACCGATCAATATGGTAAACCTACAACAGTTCATATTCATGATGGTGGAATTGAAAGAATTTCAGAAGATCTTCTTCGGAGGTTATCAGAGGATTTACAGCAGTATTTCAACCCTGCGTTGTTTGACGAGTTTAAAGTAAAAGCGATTGATAACAAAGTTTCATCAGAACCGATTATCAATATTTCGGAGAAAGAAATAGTACCTATCGTAAGTCATCAAAACGCCACACAACTTAGCCTCTTTTCCGAGCAGGTAATCAGTGACCTATCGGTTAAAAGGACAAAGAAAAGGGGAAAAAGTACATCACAAAACAAGATCAAACAGTCAAAACAACTTTCCTTTTTTGATTTTGATGAAGTTGGCAACCTGGATCAAAAGCCTAAGCTGAATGCTAATTCAGATCAAAAGGATATTACCAGCAGTATACAAAAGCGTTCCTCAAGAGGTTCAAAGAAAAAGTCCGAATTTCCTTCATTGTTCCATGAGTTACCTGACGGTCCTGCGGCAAAAAATAATCCAAAGATCTTCAAAGGGGAAAGTAAGGCATTTTATCGAGAGAATACGTTTGTTGCCGTTGATAAGCGGATTGGGAAACTGAAATTAAACCGACGTGACGGAACGTTTATGTTTCAGCCGATTGAATTATCAATTAAGGACAATGAGCGCATTCAAAACTATATCAAAATAAGGGACACCTACCACTTACTATATGATTTTGAAGCCAGAAATGAGCAGGAAGATAAGGAAAACAGAGACCTGCTGAATCTCACGTATGACCAATTTACCGATCGCTTTGGAAATCTAAATGCAGCTGACAATATAAAATTTATCAAGATGGATGCCTCTGGAAATGAAGTGCCATTTCTTGAAAGGGTCATAGGTGGTGTCATCCATAAATCGGATATTTTTGAGCGCCCTGTAAGCTTCTCAACTGCAAAAATTACAGTAAGCACTGCTTCGGAAGCATTATCTGCATCGCTTAACCAATCTGGTTCTGTTGATCTTGATTTTATGGAGCAAATCAGTGGCCTATCCGAGATTGAACTGCGCCAAGGTTTGCAAGGTCAGATCTTCTATAATCCAATCACAGGCAATATGGAGGTATCCCAAAAATTCCTGTCGGGAAATGTTATTTTAAAAGCCCGGCAGGTTGGTGACTACATTGCCGCACATCCGGAAGACAGAGATGCCCAGCAAAGTCTTGAAGCACTTGAAAAGGCAATACCGGAGCCTATAAAATTTGAGGAATTGGATTTTAACCTAGGAGAGCGGTGGATCGGATGTGATATTTACAACCGTTTTGCAACTCATCTTTTTGATACTAATATCACAATTTACTATTCAGAAAGCAGTGACGATTTCTCTGTGAATGCGAAAGCGAGCAATATTAAAATTACTGACAAATATGCGATAAAATCGGAAAGCAGAACATTTGATGGTCTGAACCTGCTACGTCATGCCTTGGTCAATACAACTCCGGACATCACCAAAACCGAATATCTGGCAGACGGAACTGCTGTCAAGGTGAAAGATATGGATGCGATCCAAATGGCAAATGGGAAAATTGACGAGATACGGAATGAATTTACTGACTGGCTATATCAGCAGAGTGATGATTTTAAAAATGAGCTCACGGAAAGATATAATGATCTTTTTAACTGCCACGTTCGGCCGCATTATGATGGTAGCCATCAGACTTTTCCCGGACTTGACCGTAGGGCTCTAAATATCGAAGATCTATATGACAGCCAAAAAGATGCGATCTACATGCTCAAAAGCAATAATGGTGGTATTTGCGATCACGAGGTGGGAGCAGGAAAGACACTCATTATGGTCGGTGGTGCACAAGAAATGAAAAGGCTGGGGCTAGTTCACAAGCCCATGATCATTGCACTGAAAGCCAATGTGCATGAAATAGCCGAAACTTATCAAAAAGCATATCCATTTGCAAAAATCTTATATCCCGGAAAAAAGGATTTTACTCCGCAGAAGAGACTAAAGATCTTTGGAGATATTAAAAATAATGATTGGGACTGTATCATTCTCACCCATGATCAGTTTGGAATGATTCCGCAGTCACCTGAGTTACAGCAGGAGATTTTGCAGGCGGAGCTTCATTCTGTGGAACAGAATCTCGAAGCTTTGCGCAATCAGGGAAAAGATATCTCCGGAGCAATGCTAAAGGGTGTTGAGATTAGGAAGAAAAACCTGAATGTAAAGTTGAAAACCCTGGAACACGATATTGAAAATCGTAAAGATGATGTTGTGGATTTTAAAATGATGGGGATCGATCACATATTTGTCGATGAAAGTCATAAATTCAAGAATCTCATGTTCAATACCAGACATGAACGTGTAGCAGGACTGGGAAATGTTCAGGGAAGCCAAAAGGCGCTCAATCTTCTTTTTGCGATTAGAACTATTCAGGAAAGAACCGGAAAAGATTTAGGAGCCACATTCCTTTCTGGGACCACAATTTCAAATTCACTTACTGAGTTATATTGCCTTTTTAAGTTTTTAAGGCCCAAAGCGCTAGAAAGACAGGGGATAAATTGCTTTGATGCATGGGCAGCGATCTATGCCCGTAAATCCATAGACTATGAATTCTCGGTCGCAAATAACATCGTTCAGAAGGAGAGGTTCAGGCATTTTATTAAAGTGCCTGAATTATCACAGTTCTATACTGAAATTACAGATTATCGTACGGCAGCGGACATTGGTATAGACCGACCTGTAAAAAATGAGGTCCTGTACCATATTCCTCCAACTGTCGAACAGGAAATTTTTATCAAAAAATTGATGGAATTTGCAAAGACCGGGAATGCTGAATTATTGGGACGTGCACCTTTGTCACCGACCGAGCAAAAAGCCAAGATGCTTATTGCAACGGATTACGCAAGAAAAATGTCACTGGATATGCGGCTTATATCACCAAAATATGGTGATGACCCCGGAAACAAAGCATCAGTCTGCGCCAATAATATTGCGAAATATTATAAAGATTACAACGCTCAAAAGGGGACGCAATTTGTTTTTTCAGACCTTGGAACTTTTAAGCCGGGAGAGTGGAATATATATAGTGAGATCAAGAGAAAACTTATCAATGATCATGGTATACCTGCTGATCAGATCCGCTTCATTCAGGAAGCAAAAACCGAGGATCAACGTAAGGAGTTGATAAGAGCCACTAATGAAGGTAAGATCAGGGTTCTTTTTGGATCAACAGAAATGCTTGGTACAGGAGTAAATGCCCAAAAAAGGGCAGTTGCTGTACATCATTTAGATATTCCGTGGCGACCATCAGATCTTGAGCAAAGAGATGGCCGTGCCGTACGCAAAGGCAATGAAATAGCTAAATTTTTTGCAGGCAATAAGGTTGATGTATTTATTTATGCTGTTGAAAAATCTCTCGATGCTTATAAGTTTAATACATTGGCGAATAAACAACGTTTTATTGGCCAATTGAAAAGTAATACAATAGCGGTGAGAACACTGGACGAAGGAGGGATGGATGAAGTTTCAGGTATGAATTTTTCGGAATACGTGGCTTTACTATCTGGAAATACTGATCTGTTGGAAAAAGCGAAAGTTGAAAAGAAAATATCTGTTCTGGAAAGCGAAAAACATGCTTTTTTAAGGTCAAAATGGAGTTCTTCCTCGAAACTTGAGAGCTTGGTAGAAGAACTAGAAACGAGAACTTCACGACTGCAAAGGTTAAGCGTAGACTTGGATAATTTTCAACAGCGTTTGCAAAGGTCTAAAGACGGCGATATTTTAAATCCGATACTTTTGGATGGTATCTCCAAAGATGCTGGTGTCAAGGAAATAGGTGGTAAACTCAGCAAACTTTCAGCTGTATCCAGGACAGGAGGTGATTATGAGGAAATAGGATCATTATATGGATTTAGGCTGCTGGTTAAGACAGAAATGACTCAAAAAGACAGTTCCGGTCCTATGGAAAGAGATAACAGGTTTTTTATCTGTGGCGAAGGTAATATCAAATACACGCACAACAATGGTATCATGGCAAGTGACCCTGAGCGAGCAAGCTTAAATTTCATCAGTGCCCTGCAAAAACTTCCGGGACTTATCGAGGAAGAGGATAAAAAGATTAAGGCACTAAAGGACGATCAGCTTGTACTTAATGATATTGTGAATGGTAACTGGAATAAGGAAAAACAGCTTTCATCACTGAAAACGGAGCTTGCAAGTGTGGAGCGACGTATTCAGACTTCTCTGGAAAACAACAATGATAAGGAGGTTGAGGAATCAGATGATCAAATTAAAATAAGGGCTTCCAACGAAAATATAAAAACTGGTTTTAAGTTATAA
- a CDS encoding DUF1896 family protein → MKNYNQDSSYYQVKLQDHIDSSFPERSGDIKFIEQRARWAANAYDGAFRSGNHINKCNEIADYILYEGLHFSRFDTLFEVLTYEFSDVFDELDFRDFALKIIPNCAEIFGHYELTDDFAYTTDYDLLYTELTGFIAIWIEQNGIR, encoded by the coding sequence ATGAAAAATTATAATCAGGACTCTTCCTACTATCAGGTCAAGTTACAAGATCATATTGATTCCAGTTTTCCCGAGAGATCAGGTGACATAAAGTTTATTGAGCAGCGGGCACGATGGGCTGCAAACGCCTATGATGGTGCTTTTCGCTCAGGTAATCACATCAATAAATGCAATGAGATTGCCGATTACATTCTTTATGAAGGATTGCATTTTTCCAGATTTGACACGCTGTTTGAAGTACTGACCTACGAATTTTCTGATGTTTTCGATGAACTCGATTTTCGAGATTTTGCATTGAAGATCATTCCGAACTGTGCGGAGATATTTGGCCATTATGAGCTGACAGATGATTTTGCGTATACTACCGATTACGATCTGCTGTATACGGAGTTAACGGGTTTCATTGCTATTTGGATCGAGCAAAATGGAATTCGATAA